ATAATAAACGCAAAAATAAGCGTATTTTTAACAGGTGTATTTTTTTCATTTACTTTAGCGAATGTTTTAGGAAGTAGTCCATCGCGACCCATTGCAAAGATTAAACGAGTCCCCCCATAAGACATAACCAATATAACAGTCGTCATCCCAACAATAGCACCAAGCGAAAGGAAACCTGCTACCCAGTTTAAATTAACATATTGAAGAGCAAACGCAACAGGTGCACTAATTCCTACAAGCTGTTTGTAAGAAACCATTCCTGTTAATACTGCGGATAACAAAATGTACAGGAAAGTACAAATCGCAAGGGATGAAATGATTCCAATAGGCATATTTTTTTGCGGATTAATCACCTCTTCAGAAGCCGTAGAAACTGCGTCAAAACCAATATAAGCAAAGAAAACTAATGATGCGCCTGTAATGACACCGTTAAAACCAAATGGTAAAAATGGTGTCCAATTATCCGGTTTGACATAAAAAACACCTACAACGATAAATAAGATCACGACGGCCATTTTAATTAGCACCATAATATTATTTATCCGAGTTGATTCACGAATACCAATGCTTAAGAGTATTCCGATAATTATAACGATTAAGAAAGCTAATAAATCAAAATAAGTTCCATTACTCGGATTAAATGAACTGGAGATTACTTTTGGAAATTCAATATGAAAGCCAGTTAATAAACTTTTGACATATGATGACCAACCACTAGCAATAGCAGCAACAGCAAGGCCATATTCAAGTAAAAGGGACCAGCCTAAAATCCAGGCAATACCTTCGCCGAATACATGATAGCTATATGTATATGCGCTACCAGCAACAGGTAATTTAGAGGCGAACTCTGAGTAACACAAGGCTGCCAAACAACATGCCAGTCCTGCAATAATAAACGAAATCATAATACCGGGGCCAGCTGTTTTTGATGCGACTTCTCCTGGGAGAATGAAAATCCCGCCGCCAACTACTGCTCCAACTCCTAACATTGTTAAATCAAAAGCTTTAAGCGATTTATTAAGATGTACTTGATGATTGCTTTGTTGCACAAATATTTTACGCTTAAAAAAAGATCTTTGACGCACATATATCCCTCTTTCCTATTTAAGAATTCATCTTATAATAACACATGCATATGTATGTGTTTAAGATTATTTAAGTATAGCATATTTCCAACAAAAAAATGTGACAATACAACGAATTATTTAATTTATAAACAAAAAAATAAGCGTTTAAAACAAGAAAATGTCTTAAACGCTTAAATCTAAATTATTCTACTTCTTTCATTGCATCATTTAAAACTTTTTGTAATGTTTCAGCGGACATTTTCATTTGTTCTTGTTCTTTTTCACTAAGTTTCATTTCAATAATCTGGCGAATTCCTTTGCGGTTAACAACGGCGGGGGCACCGATATAAATCCCGTTTAAACCATAATGGCCCTCTAAATAAACAGAAAGTGGCAGGATTGCATTTTCGTTATCTAAAATAGCTTTCGTAATCCGAGCAAGAGCAGCAGCGATTCCATAATAGGTTGCGCCTTTTTTATCGATGATTTCGTAAGCGGCATCACGCACGCTAATAAAGATCGTCTCCATTGCGCCTTTTTCTTCTTCATTAATCCAGTCTGTAATTGGCAAACCACCAACTCTTGTATGACTCCAAGTTGGAAATTCTGTGTCTCCGTGTTCACCTAAAATATAGCCATGAACGTTACGAGCATCTACTTTCAAATAGTCGGCAATGGACATACGGAAGCGTGCTGTGTCAAGACTTGTTCCAGAACCGATAACTCTTTCTTTAGGAAGGCCAGAAAATTTATAGGCAGCATAAGTCATGAGATCAACTGGATTAGAAGCGATTAGGAAAATACCATCGAAACCGCTAGCCATCACGTCAGTCACGATTCCTTTCATAATTCTGATATTACGGCTTACTAAATCTAATCGAGTTTCACCAGGCTTTTGAGCGCTACCAGCTGTGATCACGATAAGATCAGCGTCGTGACAGTCGCTATAGTTGGCAGAATAAATTTTCTTAGGTGAAGAAAAAGGGACAGCATGGCTTAAATCGATGGCGTCTCCAATCGTCCTATCTTTATCAATATCAATAATGCCAAGCTCTTGGCCAATATTTAAATTTACACAAGCAAAGGCGTAGCTGGAACCGACTGCGCCATCACCAACTAAAATAATTTTTTGATGCTCTTTCATAACTACAATTCCTCCTTCTTAAAACTAATACTATTACAGTATAACATGTTATTCTAATTTGTGAAGCATTGAGCTTCTTTATTTTTTAATTTTGTTATACTTTATAATGAAAGCGCTATAATACAGTTAACTCGTTATTTAAGCAAAGATAATCTTTCATTTTATTTACCTTTAATTTGAGTAAATAAACATCCCTTGTTTTGAAATTTTGGAGGAGGGTAAAATTAAATGATCTAGAAAAATAAAAATTAATGAGTGGAGTGATTGTTTATGGCAACAGCATTAGAAGTTCAAAAAAGAGATACAGAAAAACATTCTTATACGTCGAAAATTCGCGAGGAAGGACGTATACCGGCAATTGTTTATGGCTATAAGGCGAGTAATATTCCTGTTTCCATTGATGCACTGGAACTTATTAAAGCTGTGAGAGACCATGGTCGGAATGAAGTATTTACAATTAACGTTGATGGCTCTAAATTGAATGTGCTATTACACGAATATCAAATAGATCCACTAAAAGATGAGTTAATTCACGTCGATCTTTTAGCAGTAAATATGACTGAAGAAGTTGAAGCTGAAGTACCTGTTACACTTACAGGGGAATCTAAAGGAGTGAAAGAAGGCGGAGTACTGCAACAAGTGCTTTATGAGTTAACTGTTTCAGCAACGCCAAATAAGCTTCCAGAAACCATTGAAGTGGATATTACAGAAATAGGCGTTGGAGATTCTCTTGCGGTGAAAGATATTTCGGCTGTTAATAATTATAAAGTAGTGACAGAAGGAGAATCTATTGTTGCTACGGTATCTGCACCTCGTTCGGCAGAAGAAACAGTCGTTGATACGGAAGCTAAAGAGCCTGTTGCTGATCACGGGACAGCTGAAGAGCCAGTAGAGTAGATATTTTTAGATAAACAAATTAGCGATAAACGCTCGTGTTCAAAGCTTTTACTGCCGCGAATCGAGCCGTTTTCGCTTAATTTGGCTTGTCTTATTTTTTAGCGGCTTTTTTACGTGCTTAATCTTTTCTAACGAATAAAAACATGTTATAATCGTAAAACATACTTCATTAAAGATTTGTTGAAGGGAATATATCATGAAAATAATCGTTGGGCTTGGTAACCCAGGTAAAAAATATGAACGAACAAGGCACAATGTTGGTTTTATGGTAGTAGATGAATTAAGTTATTTACATCAAACACCGTGGAAAAAATCAAAGCTAGGTGGCATGATTAGCGAAGTCAACTTAAACGGTGAAAAGTTGCTACTTATTAAGCCCCTTACCTTTATGAACGCATCAGGTGAATGTGTCAGGGCGGTAATGGACTATTATCAGGCTGACATTCAAGATTTAGTGATTATTTATGATGATCTAGATATTTCGGTCGGTAAGATTCGTTTGAGGCAAAAAGGCAGTGCAGGCGGGCATAATGGCATAAAGTCTATTATCCATCATTTGAAGACACAGGATTTTAATCGCATTCGTGTTGGAATTGATCGACCTGAACATGGTGATATCATCAACTATGTCCTTGGTGATTTCAAAAAAGCGGAACAATCTCTTATTATCGAGACGATCAAGCGGAGTGCTAGCGCTATTGAAGATTTTTCTAGCCAACCATTTTTAGAAATTATGAATAAATATAATTAATCATGCTTTAAGAGCGCTGCCAAAAAATGGAGCGCTCTTAAAGCATGTGGCAGTTGTGAAATAGATATGTAAGGAGATGATGAAATTGAAAGGGTTGCAACAATTAATTTATGAACAAAAAGATATTATCGGAATCATCGATGCACTTAAAGGCAAGGGTGAATCACAACTTGTAACTGGATTATCTGGATCTTCCCGAGCGCTTTTTGCAAGCGTTATTCAAGGGGCAACAAACCGACCAGTTATGTTAGTAACGCATAATTTATATCATGCTCAAAAATTGTATGAAGATTTGCTCTCGTTAATGGATGGTGATCGTTTATTTCTTTATCCAGCTGATGAATTAATTTCAGCAGAATTAAGTATTGCTAGCCCTGAGCTTCGTGGGCAACGGGTAGAAGCTTTAGAGTTTTTACTTTCTAAGCAGTCTGGGATTATAGTTGTTCCTATTGCTGGTTTACGTAAAATCTTACCATCTGTTTCGCTGTGGAAAAAGTACAATCTTTCAATTACGCAAGGCGACACGATTGATCCTGAAAAATTAAAAAAAGATTTGCTTACGATGGGTTATACGTTAAGTGATATGGTTAATACACCAGGAGAGTTTAGCGTGCGTGGTGGCATTATTGATATTTATCCGATTACAGAAGAATATCCTATTCGTTTGGATTTATTTGATACAGAGGTTGATTCACTTCGGTATTTTGACGTCGAAACGCAGCGTTCAAAAGTGAAAATTGAGGAATTCCAAGTCTTGCCAGCAACTGAGGTTTTGCTTGAAGAGGCTTATTACCCTGGGATTGTTAAAAAATTTGAAAAAAAACTTGCTGAAACATTGAACCATATGAAAGGTGAAACTGAAAAGCAGACACTTGTCGATAATTTAGAAGTCGATTTAGAGAAGTTGCGTTCAAATATAAAGCCAGATATGTTCTTCAAATATATTGGTTTCGCTTATCCTGATCCAGCTTCATTATTTGATTATTTAGCAAATGATACAGTGATCCTCTTTGATGAGTTTGCTCGTATTCAAGAAGCAGAAGAGCGTCTCGAAAAAGAGGAGGCGGAGTGGCAAACAGAAATGCTAGGGCGTCTTGAAACGGTACGTGATACTGTATTTGGTCATCGCTTTAAAGAGTTGCTTGAAGCAAACAGAGCACCAAAGGTTTATCTTTCCTTATTTCAAAAAGCAATGGGGAGCATGCGCGTAACAAAGACCACAAATTTAGTCTATAAACAAATGCAACAATTTCATGGTCAGATGAATATTTTGAAAACTGAAATGACAAGTTGGCGAAAAAATAATTATGCTGTTGTGATTTTAGCCCCTACGCTTGAACGTGCTGAAAAAATGCAGCAGACGCTTGCTGACTACGATATGGAAAGTGTTATTTTAAAGCATGAGAGTGAAATACCTAAATATGGATCCGTTCAATTTGTTTTAGGGTCATTCCAAAATGGTTTCGAACTCCCGCTTGCTAAAGTAGCCATTATTAGCGAAGTTGAATTATTCAACAAAACAACGAATAAAACAAAGAAACGGCAAAAATTATCAAACGCTGAACGGATTAAAAGCTATTCAGAACTTAAAGTAGGAGATTATGTTGTTCATGTCAATCATGGAATTGCGCGTTATGTTGGCATGGAAACTTTGGAAATAAATGGTGTGCATAAAGATTATTTACTCTTGATTTATCAAGGGGATGACAAGTTATTTATTCCAGTTGAACAGTTAGAACTTGTGCAAAAATATGTTGGGGCAGAGGGAAAAGCACCGAAATTAAATAAACTTGGCGGTACAGAATGGAAACGCGTTAAAACAAAAGTGAAAGCTTCTGTCCAAGATATTGCAGATGATTTGATTAAGCTATATGCTGAGCGGGAAGCTGAGAGAGGCTTTGCTTTTAGCCCTGATGGCGAAATGCAACGTGAATTTGAAGAAGCTTTCCCTTACCAAGAAACAGAAGATCAATTACGTTCCACTTATGAAATTAAAAAAGACATGGAAAACATACGGCCAATGGATCGCCTCCTTGTTGGAGATGTTGGTTATGGGAAAACTGAAGTGGCGCTCCGTGCTGCATTTAAAGCAGTTATGGATGGTAAACAAGTCGCCTTTTTGGTTCCGACGACGATTTTGGCACAACAACATTATGAGACCATGAAAGAAAGATTCCAAGGTTTTCCAATTAATATAGGGCTGCTTAGTCGATTCAGAACTAAAAAACAGCAAAATGAAACAATTAAAGGGCTAAAAGAAGGGACAATAGACATTGTTGTTGGAACACATCGCTTGCTTTCAAAGGATATTGTCTATCAGGATCTAGGATTTTTAATTGTTGATGAAGAACAGCGCTTTGGCGTTACGCATAAAGAAAAAATTAAACAAATTCGTGCGAAAATAGATGTATTAACGTTAACTGCCACACCTATTCCGCGAACGCTTCATATGTCGATGTTAGGAGTACGTGATTTGTCTGTGATTGAAACGCCACCAGCTAATCGTTTCCCTGTTCAAACATACGTTTCTGAGCAAAATAATGTATTAGTTCGTGAAGCGATTGAACGAGAGCTTGTGCGTGGGGGACAAGTATATTACTTATACAACCGTGTAGAATCAATCACGCAAAAAGCAGATGAACTTTTAGCCCTAGTACCTGATGCGCGAGTTGCTGTGGCTCACGGCCGGATGACTGAATCAGAGCTTGAATCGGTTATTTTAAGCTTTTTAGAAGGAGAATTTGATATTTTAGTAACCACAACCATTATTGAAACGGGCGTTGATATTCCAAATGTCAATACATTGTTTGTGCAAAACGCTGATCACATGGGCTTATCACAACTTTATCAATTGCGTGGTCGTGTTGGTCGTTCTAATCGCGTTGCCTATGCTTACTTTTTATATCAAAAAGATAAGATTTTACGTGAAGAAGCTGAGAAGCGCTTGCAAGCCATTAAAGAATTTACTGAACTTGGATCAGGTTTTAAAATTGCAATGCGTGACCTATCTATTCGTGGTGCTGGAAATATTTTAGGAGCACAGCAGCATGGTTTTATTGATTCGGTTGGCTTTGACCTTTACTCGCAATTATTAAAAGAAGCCATTGAAACAAGACGACCAGATAAAGCAGAAGAGCAAGGTGTAGCTGTTGAAATTGATATTCAAGTAGATGCTTATATTCCAGAATATTATATTCCAGATGGTCGTCAAAAAATTGAGATGTATAAACATTTCCGCAACATTATGGAAACTATTGAGCTTGAAGAACTAAAAAGAGATATGATTGACCGTTTCGGGGAGTATCCTGAAGAAGTAGAATATTTGTTTACTGTAACAGAACTTAAAGTAGATGCACTTAAAGTTGGGATCATGCAAATTAAACAAATTCAAAATAAAGTTCATATTTTATTTTCTGAAGAAGGGACAACCAATATTCGTGGAGATGTTGTGATGAAATTAGTCAGTGAACAAGGTAGAAGTGTTGGTGTTGGAATGGAAGGTTCACAGCTAAAATTAACAATAGCTATTCAAAACAAGCCTTTGAAAGAGTGGTTATTTGATCTTTTAACACTAACTGAAAAAATGCAGGGAGCTTTAAAAGAAGTGGAGACAACCAAAAAATAGAAGCGAAGGGGACTTTTTTCTGTTAGCGAAGGAAGGCGGAGAAGTCATGTCAGAACGTTCAATTAAAAACTTAATGAAAGGGGCTATGTGGCTCACAATCGCTTCACTTGTTTCGAAAATCCTTAGTGCTGTTTACCGAGTTCCTTTTCAAAACATGGTAGGAGACGTTGGTTTTTATATTTTTCAACAGGTTTACCCAATTTATGGGATTGCGATGACGCTTGCTCTTGGTGGCTTTCCAGTTGTTATTTCAAAAATGATGGCAGAAGCAGACGGGGATATTAGAAGACAGCAAATTATTCTGCAATCTATTTACCGGGTCTTGAAAGTTATAGCATTTACTACCTTTCTTTGCTTATTTTTAGGAGCAGGAGTAATTGCTAATTTGATGGGGGACCCTCATTTAGCTAGTTTAATTGCTGTTGTTAGTTTTGTGTTCCTGCTGTCGCCTAAGCTTTCTTTCTTCCGTGGGTATTTCCAAGGTCAGGAAATGATGATTCCGACAGCTATTTCGCAAACAATAGAGCAGTTTATCCGGATTGTGATCATTCTTGCAGGTTCAGGATGTGCGCTTATGCTTGGCTTTGATCTATATACGGCAAGCTCTTTTTCCATGAGTGGTGCGCTTTTTGGTGGTTTAATTGCGTACTTTATTTTGAGCTTTTTCTATAAAAGAAATTTGTGTAGTGGGGGCTTTTCCATTTGGGGCGTATTTGCTGCTAAGGAAGAGAAAAAAGGAATTGGACGAGAATTTTTAAAACAAAGCATAGCTGTTTGCCTTGTTAGTGCGATGTTGACTATTTTTCAACTTGTCGATTCATTTCAAGTATACCGCTTGATGACAGAACATGGTGTATCAGAACTGCTTGCGAAATCAATAAAAGGGGTATATGATCGAGGACAGCCGATTTTGCAGTTGGGTCTTGTCATTTCAACGGGACTTTCCCTTGCTCTTGTGCCGATGATTACTTCAGTAAGAGTGCGTCACAAAGAATTACAATTGAAGCGTTCTGTCTTGCTTGCGATGAAGCTTACAATCGTTGTAGCTGGTGCAGAAACGGTCGGCTTAATTGCGATTATGCGTCCACTTAATCAAATGTTGTTTGAAACAAGTGATGGCACCATCGTTTTACAGTGCTTTATGCCGGCTGTCTTTCTTAGTTCGTTAATCATTATGATGAGTAGTATTTTACAAGGATTTGGCAAAAGTAATCTACCTGCTTTTGCCGTTATGATTGGTATTGTTTGCAAATGGATAATGAATTCGCTACTTGTTCCCAAATGGTTGACGCTTGGGGCGGCGCTTTCGACTTGTATAGGACTAATTGTTATTTTATTATGTTGTTATATTGCTTTGAAACGAAACCTTAATGTTCCTTTTATTGAGAAAAGAAC
This DNA window, taken from Listeria sp. PSOL-1, encodes the following:
- a CDS encoding amino acid permease, producing the protein MRQRSFFKRKIFVQQSNHQVHLNKSLKAFDLTMLGVGAVVGGGIFILPGEVASKTAGPGIMISFIIAGLACCLAALCYSEFASKLPVAGSAYTYSYHVFGEGIAWILGWSLLLEYGLAVAAIASGWSSYVKSLLTGFHIEFPKVISSSFNPSNGTYFDLLAFLIVIIIGILLSIGIRESTRINNIMVLIKMAVVILFIVVGVFYVKPDNWTPFLPFGFNGVITGASLVFFAYIGFDAVSTASEEVINPQKNMPIGIISSLAICTFLYILLSAVLTGMVSYKQLVGISAPVAFALQYVNLNWVAGFLSLGAIVGMTTVILVMSYGGTRLIFAMGRDGLLPKTFAKVNEKNTPVKNTLIFAFIMGIIAGLIPLNDLAALINIGTLFAFAMVSLGIFFLRNNKELPTAGFKTPFYPVIPAISFILCVYLMINLPGLTWLSFIIWFVIGIIIYLLYGRRHSVLQNEK
- a CDS encoding L-lactate dehydrogenase, with product MKEHQKIILVGDGAVGSSYAFACVNLNIGQELGIIDIDKDRTIGDAIDLSHAVPFSSPKKIYSANYSDCHDADLIVITAGSAQKPGETRLDLVSRNIRIMKGIVTDVMASGFDGIFLIASNPVDLMTYAAYKFSGLPKERVIGSGTSLDTARFRMSIADYLKVDARNVHGYILGEHGDTEFPTWSHTRVGGLPITDWINEEEKGAMETIFISVRDAAYEIIDKKGATYYGIAAALARITKAILDNENAILPLSVYLEGHYGLNGIYIGAPAVVNRKGIRQIIEMKLSEKEQEQMKMSAETLQKVLNDAMKEVE
- the pth gene encoding aminoacyl-tRNA hydrolase — encoded protein: MKIIVGLGNPGKKYERTRHNVGFMVVDELSYLHQTPWKKSKLGGMISEVNLNGEKLLLIKPLTFMNASGECVRAVMDYYQADIQDLVIIYDDLDISVGKIRLRQKGSAGGHNGIKSIIHHLKTQDFNRIRVGIDRPEHGDIINYVLGDFKKAEQSLIIETIKRSASAIEDFSSQPFLEIMNKYN
- a CDS encoding polysaccharide biosynthesis protein yields the protein MSERSIKNLMKGAMWLTIASLVSKILSAVYRVPFQNMVGDVGFYIFQQVYPIYGIAMTLALGGFPVVISKMMAEADGDIRRQQIILQSIYRVLKVIAFTTFLCLFLGAGVIANLMGDPHLASLIAVVSFVFLLSPKLSFFRGYFQGQEMMIPTAISQTIEQFIRIVIILAGSGCALMLGFDLYTASSFSMSGALFGGLIAYFILSFFYKRNLCSGGFSIWGVFAAKEEKKGIGREFLKQSIAVCLVSAMLTIFQLVDSFQVYRLMTEHGVSELLAKSIKGVYDRGQPILQLGLVISTGLSLALVPMITSVRVRHKELQLKRSVLLAMKLTIVVAGAETVGLIAIMRPLNQMLFETSDGTIVLQCFMPAVFLSSLIIMMSSILQGFGKSNLPAFAVMIGIVCKWIMNSLLVPKWLTLGAALSTCIGLIVILLCCYIALKRNLNVPFIEKRTLGYLGVVLIIMVFIPCLWEWLFPLVSRLGSMFQTLVSVALGSSLFLVFALRYRLFNTKDFVFLPFGTRLLALSRIVSRRMK
- the mfd gene encoding transcription-repair coupling factor produces the protein MKGLQQLIYEQKDIIGIIDALKGKGESQLVTGLSGSSRALFASVIQGATNRPVMLVTHNLYHAQKLYEDLLSLMDGDRLFLYPADELISAELSIASPELRGQRVEALEFLLSKQSGIIVVPIAGLRKILPSVSLWKKYNLSITQGDTIDPEKLKKDLLTMGYTLSDMVNTPGEFSVRGGIIDIYPITEEYPIRLDLFDTEVDSLRYFDVETQRSKVKIEEFQVLPATEVLLEEAYYPGIVKKFEKKLAETLNHMKGETEKQTLVDNLEVDLEKLRSNIKPDMFFKYIGFAYPDPASLFDYLANDTVILFDEFARIQEAEERLEKEEAEWQTEMLGRLETVRDTVFGHRFKELLEANRAPKVYLSLFQKAMGSMRVTKTTNLVYKQMQQFHGQMNILKTEMTSWRKNNYAVVILAPTLERAEKMQQTLADYDMESVILKHESEIPKYGSVQFVLGSFQNGFELPLAKVAIISEVELFNKTTNKTKKRQKLSNAERIKSYSELKVGDYVVHVNHGIARYVGMETLEINGVHKDYLLLIYQGDDKLFIPVEQLELVQKYVGAEGKAPKLNKLGGTEWKRVKTKVKASVQDIADDLIKLYAEREAERGFAFSPDGEMQREFEEAFPYQETEDQLRSTYEIKKDMENIRPMDRLLVGDVGYGKTEVALRAAFKAVMDGKQVAFLVPTTILAQQHYETMKERFQGFPINIGLLSRFRTKKQQNETIKGLKEGTIDIVVGTHRLLSKDIVYQDLGFLIVDEEQRFGVTHKEKIKQIRAKIDVLTLTATPIPRTLHMSMLGVRDLSVIETPPANRFPVQTYVSEQNNVLVREAIERELVRGGQVYYLYNRVESITQKADELLALVPDARVAVAHGRMTESELESVILSFLEGEFDILVTTTIIETGVDIPNVNTLFVQNADHMGLSQLYQLRGRVGRSNRVAYAYFLYQKDKILREEAEKRLQAIKEFTELGSGFKIAMRDLSIRGAGNILGAQQHGFIDSVGFDLYSQLLKEAIETRRPDKAEEQGVAVEIDIQVDAYIPEYYIPDGRQKIEMYKHFRNIMETIELEELKRDMIDRFGEYPEEVEYLFTVTELKVDALKVGIMQIKQIQNKVHILFSEEGTTNIRGDVVMKLVSEQGRSVGVGMEGSQLKLTIAIQNKPLKEWLFDLLTLTEKMQGALKEVETTKK
- a CDS encoding 50S ribosomal protein L25/general stress protein Ctc, with the protein product MATALEVQKRDTEKHSYTSKIREEGRIPAIVYGYKASNIPVSIDALELIKAVRDHGRNEVFTINVDGSKLNVLLHEYQIDPLKDELIHVDLLAVNMTEEVEAEVPVTLTGESKGVKEGGVLQQVLYELTVSATPNKLPETIEVDITEIGVGDSLAVKDISAVNNYKVVTEGESIVATVSAPRSAEETVVDTEAKEPVADHGTAEEPVE